One genomic window of Bacillus mycoides includes the following:
- a CDS encoding arylamine N-acetyltransferase family protein, with the protein MTKLQNQLFTRLNLEKRTEIKFEELSTMLFAFAHTIPFENLDVIASNANTISMENLQEKILTRSRGGLCYELNTLFYYFLKDSGYDVQLALGTVYKNDINAWALEDGHITIILNYKNVRYLIDVGIASLVPLVPVPFTGELVSSKNGSYRVRQKDTSKGNYVLERIDVDGEWKVCHAFYKHIIDETVVNDVQRRVIEDEKSIFNKGPIAVKLTDFGHISLTNTSITEINCGQKTKREITEDQYRELLYILFAIKL; encoded by the coding sequence ATGACAAAGTTACAAAATCAACTCTTTACAAGATTAAACCTTGAAAAACGTACTGAAATAAAATTTGAAGAATTAAGTACAATGCTTTTTGCATTTGCGCATACAATCCCGTTTGAGAATTTAGATGTAATAGCAAGTAATGCGAATACAATTTCTATGGAAAACCTACAAGAGAAAATTTTAACTAGATCCCGCGGCGGACTTTGTTATGAATTAAATACTCTTTTTTACTATTTTTTAAAAGATAGTGGTTATGATGTACAACTCGCACTAGGTACCGTATATAAAAATGATATAAACGCTTGGGCACTTGAAGATGGGCATATAACAATTATTTTAAATTACAAAAACGTAAGGTACTTAATTGATGTAGGTATTGCTTCATTAGTACCTCTTGTGCCAGTACCGTTTACTGGCGAGCTTGTTTCTTCTAAAAACGGTTCGTATCGAGTAAGACAAAAAGATACGAGTAAAGGAAACTATGTTCTAGAAAGAATAGATGTTGATGGAGAATGGAAAGTTTGTCATGCTTTTTATAAACATATTATTGATGAAACAGTAGTAAACGATGTTCAAAGAAGAGTGATAGAAGATGAGAAATCTATTTTCAATAAAGGACCTATTGCAGTCAAATTGACGGATTTCGGTCATATTTCTTTAACAAATACAAGTATAACTGAAATTAATTGTGGTCAAAAAACTAAGCGTGAAATTACAGAAGATCAATATAGAGAATTATTATATATTTTATTTGCTATTAAGTTATGA
- a CDS encoding YdeI/OmpD-associated family protein, with translation MSVIDKLKLNKYTNMVVINEPSDYDIFTGKETSFSKEHDAVFIFVETLDEMVEHTNFIIKNEELLLEKGYVFFAYPKKGNARYSTFIHRDEMFPALNVGEDGYVGNSDIKFARMVSMDDVFTVVGLKREKKKAKKTPAASQCVADYADRIQDVEALLANHPAELKFYQSLTPGYQKDWARNLFSVKQEKTRDKRLEKMIEILSQGYKTIELFRKKKK, from the coding sequence ATGTCAGTTATTGATAAATTGAAACTAAATAAGTATACAAATATGGTCGTAATTAACGAACCAAGTGATTATGACATTTTCACAGGTAAAGAAACTTCATTTTCAAAAGAACATGATGCTGTTTTTATTTTTGTAGAAACGCTTGATGAGATGGTAGAGCATACAAATTTCATTATTAAAAATGAAGAGTTGTTACTTGAGAAAGGTTATGTCTTTTTTGCTTATCCGAAAAAAGGTAATGCTCGTTACAGTACTTTTATTCATCGTGATGAAATGTTTCCAGCGTTAAATGTTGGAGAAGATGGATATGTAGGAAATAGTGATATTAAATTTGCGCGAATGGTAAGTATGGATGACGTTTTCACTGTTGTAGGTTTAAAACGTGAAAAGAAAAAAGCGAAGAAAACACCTGCAGCAAGTCAATGTGTTGCTGATTATGCAGATCGTATTCAAGATGTGGAAGCATTATTGGCTAATCATCCAGCTGAACTTAAGTTTTATCAAAGTTTAACTCCTGGTTATCAAAAAGATTGGGCACGTAATTTATTTTCTGTGAAACAAGAAAAAACACGCGATAAACGTCTTGAGAAAATGATTGAAATCCTTTCACAAGGCTATAAAACAATTGAATTATTCCGTAAGAAGAAAAAATAA
- a CDS encoding sensor histidine kinase: MNSIVKIMKMKQITYKLFMTTSLILLSFAVLIYLTLYFFLPTFYEQYKTDQLQTGLKEIIDKSKNLTFQDAIPLFDEYAKKNNAMLYLQNNEGIIKYSPSFSFTQSGSQTTVVTRATRFENAGTLSNSYNVTKPIQFQDGSLTLIVFATFQPIDEASQVLVRFLPYISIIVLIIGVGSAYFYSRFITKPLIYINEGAQKMANLDFSEKIEVRSTDELGELSNSLNDMSINLQQAMFDLKKANQQLKNDIEKEREIETKRREFFAIVAHELKTPLTVMKGYLEGMIYNIGPYQNRDQYLKKNHQIIESMEQLVREILSMSKLEQHTFKLKVEEVNLSKLIDTITKDLEFFASQKSIQIIKEIDSDLSVYTDRVLFEKACKNIIHNAVMYSPHNEKVYIKLSEDSKQGQIKMQIMNTGVNIKEENIQQIFKPFYRIEKSRNRNTGGSGLGLYIVKQILETLDIKYSIKNMERSVQFSMNIPLSKQKTNKLPS; the protein is encoded by the coding sequence ATGAATAGTATTGTGAAAATCATGAAGATGAAGCAAATTACTTATAAACTCTTTATGACTACCTCTCTCATTTTGTTATCCTTTGCAGTATTGATTTATTTAACTTTATACTTCTTTCTCCCTACGTTTTATGAGCAATACAAAACAGATCAACTTCAAACAGGGCTAAAAGAAATCATTGATAAGTCTAAAAATCTTACGTTTCAAGATGCGATACCACTTTTTGATGAATATGCAAAAAAAAATAATGCGATGCTTTATCTTCAAAATAATGAGGGAATAATTAAATACTCTCCTTCATTTTCTTTTACTCAAAGTGGTTCGCAAACAACAGTAGTTACTAGAGCGACACGGTTCGAGAATGCAGGTACCCTTAGCAATTCATATAACGTTACGAAACCAATTCAATTCCAAGATGGTAGTTTAACGCTTATAGTCTTTGCTACATTTCAACCAATTGATGAAGCTTCACAGGTTTTAGTACGCTTTCTCCCCTATATTAGTATCATTGTACTCATAATTGGTGTAGGGAGTGCTTATTTCTATTCCAGGTTTATTACAAAACCACTTATTTATATTAATGAGGGTGCACAAAAGATGGCAAATTTAGATTTCTCCGAAAAAATTGAGGTTCGCTCTACAGATGAGTTAGGAGAATTATCTAATAGTTTGAATGACATGTCTATTAACTTACAACAAGCTATGTTTGATTTAAAAAAAGCAAATCAACAATTAAAAAATGATATTGAAAAAGAACGAGAAATAGAAACAAAACGCAGAGAGTTTTTTGCGATTGTAGCACATGAATTAAAGACCCCTCTTACTGTAATGAAAGGATACTTAGAAGGGATGATATACAATATTGGCCCTTATCAAAATCGTGATCAATATTTAAAGAAAAATCATCAAATTATTGAAAGTATGGAACAATTAGTTCGTGAAATTTTAAGCATGTCGAAATTAGAACAACACACCTTTAAACTAAAAGTAGAAGAAGTTAATCTTTCGAAGTTAATAGATACAATCACAAAAGATCTCGAATTTTTTGCTTCTCAAAAAAGCATCCAAATAATAAAAGAAATTGATTCTGATCTTTCTGTTTATACAGATCGTGTTCTTTTTGAAAAAGCATGTAAAAATATTATCCATAATGCAGTTATGTATTCACCACATAATGAAAAAGTCTATATAAAGTTAAGTGAGGATTCTAAACAAGGTCAAATCAAAATGCAAATTATGAATACAGGTGTCAATATTAAAGAAGAGAATATACAACAAATTTTCAAACCATTTTATCGAATTGAAAAATCAAGGAATCGAAATACTGGAGGAAGTGGCTTGGGGTTATATATTGTTAAACAAATTCTTGAAACGTTAGATATAAAGTATTCTATAAAGAATATGGAACGTAGTGTACAATTTAGCATGAACATTCCATTATCTAAACAAAAAACAAACAAACTCCCCTCTTAG
- a CDS encoding NAD(P)/FAD-dependent oxidoreductase, with product MKSYIVVGAGILGASTAYHLAKAGAKVTIVDRQQLGQATDAAAGIVCPWLSQRRNKAWYKIVKGGARYYSSLIQQLEEDGETDTGYNRVGAISLHTDEKKLDQMEERAYKRREDAPEIGEITRLSAEETKKLFPALSEEYSSVHISGAARVNGRLLRKALISAAKKHGATFIKGDAVLVREGNHITGVKVNDETIVAEKVMVTAGAWANEILNPLGINFLVTFQKGQIVHLQMENTATENMPVVMPPNDQYILTFDNGHVVIGATHENDTGFDHRVTAGGLHEVFHKALTVAPGLEDGTMIETRVGFRPFTPGFLPVIGPLPNFEGILVANGLGASGLTAGPYLGSELAKLALGQPIELDLNDYDVAGAME from the coding sequence ATGAAATCGTATATTGTAGTTGGAGCTGGAATTTTAGGAGCATCTACTGCTTATCATCTTGCTAAGGCTGGTGCGAAGGTTACTATCGTTGATCGCCAACAATTAGGTCAAGCAACTGACGCAGCAGCAGGTATTGTCTGTCCGTGGCTGTCGCAACGTCGTAATAAAGCATGGTATAAAATTGTTAAAGGCGGTGCACGTTACTATTCTTCGTTAATTCAGCAATTAGAAGAAGACGGTGAAACGGATACAGGTTACAACCGTGTAGGTGCAATTAGTTTACATACTGATGAGAAAAAACTAGATCAAATGGAAGAGAGAGCGTATAAACGCCGTGAAGATGCACCGGAGATTGGTGAAATCACTCGCTTATCAGCTGAAGAAACGAAAAAATTATTCCCAGCATTATCGGAAGAATATAGTTCTGTTCATATTAGTGGCGCTGCACGAGTAAATGGAAGATTATTACGCAAAGCATTAATAAGCGCTGCGAAAAAACATGGTGCAACTTTCATAAAAGGTGATGCAGTATTAGTCCGTGAAGGGAATCATATTACGGGAGTTAAAGTAAATGACGAAACAATTGTAGCGGAAAAGGTAATGGTAACTGCAGGCGCATGGGCGAACGAAATCTTGAACCCATTAGGAATTAATTTCTTAGTTACGTTCCAAAAAGGACAAATTGTTCATTTACAAATGGAAAATACAGCAACAGAAAATATGCCAGTTGTTATGCCGCCGAACGATCAATATATTTTGACATTTGACAATGGCCATGTCGTAATTGGTGCAACACATGAAAACGATACTGGATTTGACCACCGTGTAACTGCAGGTGGTTTACATGAAGTATTCCATAAAGCATTAACAGTTGCGCCTGGCTTGGAAGATGGCACAATGATTGAAACAAGAGTTGGCTTTAGACCGTTTACACCAGGGTTCTTACCTGTTATTGGACCACTCCCTAATTTTGAAGGTATTCTCGTTGCAAACGGATTAGGTGCTTCGGGTTTAACTGCGGGACCATACTTAGGATCAGAACTTGCGAAACTTGCGTTAGGGCAACCGATTGAATTAGATTTAAATGATTATGATGTTGCTGGGGCAATGGAATAG
- a CDS encoding HAD family hydrolase: MLFDLDDTLLDRDMAVDKLFSIILEKFYEDVKQHAVKNIMLQKFKEYDKKSYGHSDKVMVLEAFFNEFPSKYRLPRNSIQDFWNNNFPKCFSINQSTINIINTIKLHVKVGIITNGSTQRQKAKIINTNLNRHFDTIIISEETGFSKPDKRIFELALKKLNVQPEDVLFVGDDLEKDIAGCQNVNIKGIWFNPNMIKNNTDTKPYAEITSFDNLLSYCGEINFQK; the protein is encoded by the coding sequence ATGCTATTTGATTTAGATGATACGTTACTTGATAGGGATATGGCAGTAGATAAATTGTTCTCCATTATTTTAGAGAAGTTTTATGAGGACGTTAAGCAACATGCAGTAAAAAACATTATGTTACAGAAATTCAAAGAATATGATAAAAAAAGCTATGGTCACAGTGATAAAGTAATGGTTTTGGAAGCATTTTTTAATGAATTCCCATCGAAATATAGATTACCACGCAATAGCATTCAAGATTTTTGGAATAATAATTTTCCCAAATGTTTTTCTATAAATCAAAGTACTATTAATATTATAAATACTATAAAGTTGCATGTTAAAGTTGGAATTATAACAAATGGATCAACTCAGAGACAAAAAGCTAAAATAATTAACACGAATTTGAATCGTCATTTTGATACAATCATTATTTCTGAAGAAACGGGATTTAGTAAACCTGACAAACGCATATTTGAATTAGCATTAAAGAAGCTAAATGTGCAACCAGAAGATGTACTATTTGTTGGAGATGACTTAGAAAAGGATATTGCTGGTTGTCAAAATGTAAATATAAAGGGTATATGGTTCAATCCTAATATGATTAAGAATAACACCGACACAAAACCGTATGCTGAGATTACTTCTTTTGATAATTTATTAAGTTATTGTGGAGAGATAAATTTTCAAAAATAG
- a CDS encoding response regulator transcription factor, with the protein MKNYHILVVEDDQEIQELIKQFLMTQQYTVVVASDGLEGMTQFNKQSFDLILLDVMMPNLNGFEVSKMIRSQSNVPIIMLTALEEEEDQMKGFDLGIDDYITKPFSFHVLIRRVEAVLRRSYDKNVNNHLVFKEVRIDVDAYRVYVNDVEILLTTKEFEILQLLFQNERKVLTRENIVEKVWGYDYFGETRIIDTHIKNLRKKLAIPYIKTIKGIGYKIDE; encoded by the coding sequence ATGAAAAACTATCATATTCTCGTGGTAGAAGACGATCAAGAAATTCAGGAATTAATTAAACAATTTTTAATGACACAACAGTATACAGTTGTAGTTGCATCAGATGGATTAGAGGGTATGACACAATTTAATAAGCAATCCTTTGATTTAATTCTTTTAGATGTAATGATGCCCAATCTTAATGGATTTGAAGTATCCAAGATGATTCGAAGTCAGTCAAACGTACCAATTATTATGCTAACTGCGTTAGAAGAGGAAGAAGATCAAATGAAAGGGTTTGATCTTGGAATCGATGATTATATAACAAAACCCTTTTCGTTTCATGTTTTGATTAGACGAGTCGAAGCGGTACTTAGAAGAAGTTATGATAAAAATGTAAATAATCATTTGGTATTTAAAGAAGTGCGTATCGATGTTGATGCATATAGAGTATATGTAAATGACGTTGAAATTTTATTAACGACAAAAGAGTTTGAAATTCTACAACTACTATTTCAAAATGAGAGAAAAGTACTCACAAGAGAAAATATCGTAGAAAAAGTTTGGGGGTACGATTATTTTGGAGAAACACGAATAATTGATACACATATTAAAAACCTACGTAAAAAGTTAGCTATCCCTTATATTAAAACAATAAAGGGTATTGGTTATAAAATTGATGAATAG
- a CDS encoding DUF4180 domain-containing protein produces MEIKTVIIGGINIAVVRNDTVLISDVQSALDLMATVQYEADSKRIIIKKSLISESFFDLKTRLAGDILQKFINYRVKIAIVGDFSMYTSKSLKDFIYECNKGKDIFFLATEQQAIEKLSSLK; encoded by the coding sequence ATGGAAATAAAGACAGTAATAATTGGCGGAATAAATATTGCCGTCGTCAGAAACGATACAGTATTAATATCCGACGTTCAATCTGCATTAGATCTCATGGCAACAGTTCAATATGAAGCGGATTCAAAGCGGATTATTATCAAAAAATCGTTAATAAGTGAAAGTTTCTTTGACTTAAAAACACGTCTTGCGGGTGATATTCTTCAAAAGTTTATAAATTACAGAGTAAAGATTGCTATCGTCGGGGATTTTTCTATGTACACTAGTAAAAGCTTAAAAGATTTCATTTATGAATGTAATAAAGGTAAGGATATTTTTTTCTTAGCAACTGAGCAACAGGCAATTGAAAAGTTAAGCTCATTGAAGTAA